In Wenyingzhuangia fucanilytica, the following are encoded in one genomic region:
- a CDS encoding TIGR00730 family Rossman fold protein yields the protein MTEKEKEDERIYNKFEQKDWNEIKSNDSWAVFKIMSEFVDGYEKLGRIGPCVSIFGSARTKPGDKNYLLAEEVAFKLTKSGFGVITGGGPGIMEAGNKGANKGNGVSVGLNIDLPFEQHNNPWIDKDKSLYFDYFFVRKVMFVKYSQGFIVMPGGFGTLDELFEAITLIQTKKIGRFPIVLVGTSYWSGLLDWIKERLLEDYKTISPEDLNLFRLVDTADEAVNHLNKFYEKYHLKPNF from the coding sequence ATGACCGAGAAGGAAAAAGAAGACGAAAGAATCTATAATAAATTTGAACAAAAAGACTGGAACGAAATAAAATCTAACGACTCTTGGGCAGTATTTAAAATTATGTCTGAATTTGTTGATGGTTACGAAAAACTAGGAAGAATAGGCCCTTGTGTATCTATATTTGGATCTGCAAGAACAAAACCAGGAGATAAAAATTATTTACTTGCCGAAGAAGTTGCTTTTAAATTAACCAAAAGTGGTTTTGGAGTAATTACAGGTGGTGGACCAGGTATTATGGAAGCTGGTAACAAAGGAGCTAACAAAGGAAATGGAGTTTCTGTTGGATTAAACATAGACTTACCTTTTGAACAACATAACAACCCTTGGATAGATAAAGACAAAAGCCTTTATTTTGATTACTTTTTTGTTAGAAAAGTAATGTTTGTAAAATATTCTCAAGGATTTATAGTTATGCCTGGTGGATTTGGAACTTTAGATGAATTGTTTGAGGCCATCACTTTAATCCAAACTAAAAAAATTGGACGTTTCCCTATTGTTCTCGTAGGTACTTCATATTGGAGTGGATTACTGGACTGGATAAAAGAACGATTGTTAGAAGACTACAAAACCATTTCTCCAGAAGATTTAAACTTATTTAGATTGGTAGATACCGCTGATGAAGCCGTAAATCACCTAAACAAATTCTACGAGAAATATCATTTAAAACCAAACTTTTAA
- a CDS encoding hybrid sensor histidine kinase/response regulator yields the protein METLETKKPKILIVDDQQKNIQVLGSLLKAEHYIIGVAMDGEQAINTLSKSTDYDLILLDINMPVMNGYEACIQIKANDALKDIPIIFLTAMADKESILKGFEVGGQDYISKPFSSQELLSRVKTHLDLKISKDQLKDINNHLEEKVKARTKELEIAKLKLEKSNQELENLDAAKNDFLAIISHEINTPLNGILGFINVLKDELKTSELIEFVNLLDESANRLLSFSKLSLRITELRTKKNIFKKTPIQLKQVFGLTELKLSKKLQAKNINLKIDGNVDDLIINGDPALILYALENIIKNAIEYSEKSGDIIIKTETENKKTICSIIDEGKGFSEYALKHLFQLFASGKEHTDKKKGLGLALVKLIMEVHNAEINVINNPDKGATVSLIFNH from the coding sequence ATGGAGACTCTTGAAACTAAAAAACCAAAAATATTAATTGTTGATGACCAACAAAAAAACATTCAGGTATTAGGGAGTTTACTAAAGGCGGAGCACTACATTATTGGAGTTGCTATGGATGGGGAACAAGCCATAAATACACTATCTAAATCTACTGACTACGATCTTATTCTCTTAGACATCAATATGCCGGTTATGAATGGATATGAGGCTTGCATTCAGATAAAAGCAAATGATGCCCTAAAAGATATTCCTATCATTTTCTTAACAGCCATGGCTGATAAAGAAAGTATTCTTAAAGGTTTTGAAGTGGGTGGACAGGATTATATATCTAAACCTTTTAGCTCTCAAGAATTACTTTCTAGAGTAAAAACCCATTTAGATTTAAAAATAAGTAAAGATCAACTAAAGGATATCAACAACCACTTAGAAGAAAAAGTTAAAGCAAGAACAAAAGAGTTAGAAATAGCCAAATTAAAACTAGAAAAATCTAATCAAGAGTTAGAGAATTTAGATGCTGCTAAAAATGATTTCCTTGCCATTATTAGTCATGAAATCAACACTCCACTTAACGGAATTTTAGGATTTATTAATGTATTAAAAGATGAATTAAAAACTTCTGAACTTATTGAGTTTGTAAATCTTTTAGATGAATCTGCCAATCGCCTTTTATCATTTTCAAAATTAAGTTTAAGGATTACAGAGTTACGAACTAAAAAAAATATTTTTAAAAAAACTCCTATCCAATTAAAACAAGTTTTTGGATTAACTGAACTTAAATTATCTAAAAAACTACAAGCAAAAAATATCAACCTAAAAATAGACGGTAACGTTGATGATCTTATTATCAATGGAGATCCTGCGCTGATATTGTATGCCCTAGAAAACATTATTAAAAACGCTATTGAGTATTCAGAAAAAAGCGGTGATATCATCATAAAAACCGAAACTGAAAACAAAAAAACTATTTGTTCTATTATTGATGAAGGTAAAGGTTTTAGCGAATATGCATTAAAACATTTATTCCAATTATTTGCCTCAGGAAAAGAACATACCGATAAAAAGAAAGGTCTTGGTTTAGCCTTGGTAAAATTAATTATGGAAGTGCATAATGCCGAAATTAATGTAATTAACAACCCAGACAAAGGAGCCACAGTAAGCCTAATTTTTAACCACTAA
- a CDS encoding GIY-YIG nuclease family protein, with amino-acid sequence MIYYVYILHCSDNTYYTGITNNLNKRIEEHQSGKNFNSYTSRRLPVQLMFYCTFTNVEVAISKEKQIKKWSKAKKEALINNQFDKLPNFARKKFPNKK; translated from the coding sequence ATGATTTACTACGTTTATATATTACACTGCTCAGACAACACCTATTACACAGGTATTACTAACAATTTAAACAAAAGAATTGAAGAACATCAAAGTGGAAAAAATTTTAACTCATATACTTCAAGAAGATTACCTGTACAATTAATGTTTTATTGCACATTTACCAATGTAGAAGTTGCTATATCAAAGGAAAAACAAATAAAAAAATGGTCTAAAGCTAAAAAAGAAGCATTGATTAATAATCAGTTTGACAAACTCCCTAATTTCGCTAGAAAGAAATTTCCTAATAAAAAGTAA
- a CDS encoding N-formylglutamate amidohydrolase produces the protein MKLILSCEHGGNQIPLAYDKLFQKHETVLKTHKGYDPGALDLFKFLRPLAVYYKSNEISRLLIELNRSLHHPALFSEYTKSLSKKEKQVLIKQYYLIYRSKITQQIENILDCNKPVFHLSIHTFTPVFRGVSRKCDIGILYDPAKELEKTIAKQLKAELKKRAPELNVRFNYPYKGVSDGFTKTLRKQFPEKYAGIELEINHKFAIQNQMGDDLKQVMYDSVQEVLKQNISKR, from the coding sequence ATGAAATTAATTCTTTCTTGTGAACACGGAGGAAATCAAATTCCTTTAGCCTATGACAAACTGTTTCAAAAACATGAAACAGTTTTAAAAACACATAAAGGTTACGATCCTGGAGCTTTAGATTTGTTTAAATTCTTAAGGCCTTTAGCGGTGTATTATAAAAGTAACGAAATCAGTCGTTTGTTAATAGAACTAAATAGGTCTTTACATCATCCTGCTTTGTTTTCGGAATACACAAAATCTTTAAGTAAAAAAGAAAAACAAGTTTTAATTAAACAATACTATTTGATTTACAGAAGTAAAATCACCCAGCAAATAGAAAATATTTTAGATTGTAACAAACCTGTTTTTCATTTATCTATACATACGTTCACTCCTGTTTTTAGAGGAGTTTCTCGTAAATGCGACATTGGTATTTTATACGATCCTGCTAAAGAATTAGAAAAAACCATTGCCAAACAATTAAAAGCAGAACTAAAAAAAAGAGCTCCTGAATTAAATGTACGTTTTAACTATCCTTATAAAGGAGTGAGTGATGGATTTACCAAAACCCTCAGAAAACAATTTCCGGAAAAATATGCTGGAATTGAATTGGAAATCAATCATAAGTTTGCCATTCAAAACCAAATGGGCGATGATTTAAAACAAGTGATGTATGATTCTGTACAAGAAGTCCTAAAACAAAATATTTCTAAAAGATGA
- a CDS encoding bifunctional helix-turn-helix domain-containing protein/methylated-DNA--[protein]-cysteine S-methyltransferase encodes MSMEKNSNYQIIEKAIAFIEQHKNEQPSLETIADLVNLSPSHFQKTFTQWAGVSPKKFLQYLNIQHAKNLLKEPKQTLFDTAIDTGLSGTGRLHDLFINIEGMTPGEYKNQGQNLTIYYHDYPSVFGTILIANTHKGISHISFIDDLEKDIQLLKHRLPNAIYKNENHPLQNQAVNLFKHPLTSKTPLQLHIKGTDFQLKVWEALLKIPLGKLSTYGNIANQIEKPKASRAVGTAIGNNPIAFLIPCHRVIQSTGVFGNYMWGTARKTSIIGWEAAKTEQ; translated from the coding sequence ATATCAATGGAAAAGAACAGCAATTATCAAATTATAGAAAAAGCCATTGCTTTTATTGAGCAACATAAAAATGAACAACCAAGTTTAGAAACTATTGCCGATTTGGTAAACCTAAGCCCTTCTCATTTTCAAAAAACATTTACCCAATGGGCAGGAGTAAGTCCAAAAAAGTTTTTGCAATATTTAAACATTCAACATGCAAAAAACTTATTAAAAGAACCTAAACAAACCCTATTTGATACTGCTATAGATACTGGATTGTCTGGTACAGGAAGATTACATGACTTATTTATTAATATTGAGGGAATGACACCCGGAGAGTATAAAAACCAAGGACAAAATCTCACTATTTATTACCACGACTACCCTAGCGTTTTCGGAACTATTTTAATTGCCAATACCCACAAAGGGATTTCCCATATTTCTTTTATAGATGATTTAGAAAAAGATATTCAACTTTTAAAACACAGACTCCCAAACGCAATCTATAAAAACGAAAATCATCCGCTACAAAACCAAGCAGTCAATTTATTTAAACACCCTTTAACTAGTAAAACACCATTACAACTACATATTAAAGGAACTGATTTTCAATTAAAAGTTTGGGAAGCTTTGTTAAAAATACCTTTAGGAAAATTAAGTACTTATGGAAATATTGCCAATCAAATAGAAAAACCAAAAGCTAGTAGAGCCGTAGGAACTGCCATTGGTAATAATCCCATTGCTTTTTTAATTCCTTGCCACAGGGTGATTCAATCCACAGGTGTTTTTGGAAATTATATGTGGGGAACTGCTAGAAAAACTTCTATCATTGGCTGGGAAGCTGCTAAAACAGAACAATAA
- the uvrA gene encoding excinuclease ABC subunit UvrA, with translation MATNEYIEVLGARAHNLKNIDVKIPRDKLVVITGLSGSGKSSLAFDTIYAEGQRRYIETFSAYARQFLGGLERPDVDKIDGLSPVIAIEQKTTNKSPRSTVGTITEIYDFLRLLYARVADAYSYNTNEKMVSYSDEQIKELILQDFDGEKTLILAPVVKSRKGHYRELFEQIAKQGFTKVRVDGEVLDITKGMKVDRYKTHDIEIVIDRLVINDEQEKRLEETIKTAMYAGDGVLMVMKFNEKNARYFSRALMCPTSGISYPLPEPNSFSFNSPKGACPKCKGLGHLAEIELKKVIPDNSISIREGGIIPLGKQQNTWIFKQLQTIANAYQFSLEDPIANIPETAMDIILNGGKEFIQVKAKVAGVTKSYEIDFEGIVSFIESQHKNTDSKSIQRWAKDFMNDVVCSECNGSRLRKESLYFKIDGYDLGDLTSMDIKELADWFSKIDAKLSNKQKTIGAEITKEIRTRIQFLLDVGLDYLTLNRTSKSLSGGEAQRIRLATQIGSQLVGVLYILDEPSIGLHQRDNEKLINSLEQLRDVGNSVLVVEHDKDIMERSDHVIDIGPGAGVHGGQIVSQGSYDLFSKVETLTADYLTGRKNIEIPKKRREGNGKELVLKGATGNNLKNVTAHLPLGKLVCVTGVSGSGKSTLINGTLYPILNAHIYNGVKKPQPYKSIEGLEHIDKIIDIDQSPIGRTPRSNPATYTKTFDEIRSLFAKTPEAMIRGYKPGRFSFNVKGGRCETCEGGGMRVIEMNFLPDVHVECETCQGKRFNRETLEIRYKGKSISDILEMTINEAVTFFEHIPKIYRKIKTIKEVGLGYITLGQQSTTLSGGEAQRIKLAAELSKRDTGNTFYILDEPTTGLHFEDIRVLMNVIQKLVDKGNSVLVIEHNMDVIKLADHIIDIGPEGGKGGGKIICTGTPEEIAQHKKSYTARFLKKEL, from the coding sequence ATGGCAACAAACGAGTACATAGAAGTTTTAGGAGCTAGAGCTCACAATTTAAAAAATATTGATGTTAAAATTCCACGAGACAAGCTAGTAGTTATTACTGGATTAAGCGGAAGTGGAAAATCATCTTTGGCTTTTGACACCATTTATGCTGAAGGACAACGTAGATATATTGAAACTTTTTCTGCCTATGCTCGTCAGTTTTTAGGTGGATTAGAAAGACCTGATGTTGATAAAATTGATGGACTTTCTCCTGTGATTGCCATAGAACAAAAAACCACCAACAAAAGTCCACGTTCTACTGTAGGAACCATTACAGAAATATACGATTTTTTACGTTTGTTATACGCTCGTGTTGCCGATGCTTATTCGTATAACACCAACGAAAAAATGGTGAGTTATTCTGATGAGCAAATCAAAGAATTAATTTTGCAAGATTTTGATGGTGAAAAAACGTTGATTTTAGCTCCTGTAGTAAAATCTAGAAAAGGTCATTATCGTGAATTGTTTGAGCAAATTGCCAAGCAAGGTTTTACCAAAGTTCGTGTTGATGGAGAAGTTTTAGACATCACCAAAGGCATGAAAGTAGACCGTTATAAAACTCACGATATTGAAATTGTGATTGATCGATTAGTGATTAATGATGAACAAGAAAAACGTTTAGAAGAAACCATAAAAACTGCCATGTACGCTGGTGATGGTGTTTTAATGGTGATGAAGTTTAACGAAAAAAATGCTCGTTATTTTAGTAGAGCCTTAATGTGTCCTACTTCTGGAATTTCTTACCCTTTGCCTGAACCAAATTCATTTTCTTTTAACTCGCCAAAAGGGGCTTGTCCTAAATGTAAAGGATTGGGACATTTAGCAGAAATTGAACTAAAAAAAGTAATTCCAGATAATAGTATTTCCATTAGAGAGGGTGGAATTATTCCTTTAGGAAAACAACAAAACACTTGGATTTTTAAGCAACTGCAAACCATTGCTAATGCTTATCAATTTAGTTTAGAAGATCCAATTGCCAACATTCCAGAAACAGCCATGGATATTATTCTAAATGGTGGTAAAGAATTTATACAAGTAAAAGCCAAAGTAGCCGGTGTTACCAAAAGTTACGAAATAGATTTTGAAGGAATTGTTTCTTTTATAGAAAGTCAGCATAAAAACACAGACTCTAAAAGTATTCAGCGTTGGGCTAAAGATTTTATGAATGATGTTGTTTGTAGCGAATGTAACGGAAGTCGTTTACGCAAAGAATCTCTTTATTTTAAAATTGATGGTTACGATTTAGGAGATTTAACCTCAATGGATATTAAAGAATTGGCAGATTGGTTTTCTAAAATTGATGCCAAATTAAGCAACAAGCAAAAAACCATTGGAGCAGAAATCACCAAAGAAATAAGAACTAGAATTCAATTTTTATTAGATGTTGGATTAGATTATTTAACACTAAACAGAACATCAAAATCTTTATCAGGAGGAGAAGCTCAACGTATTCGTTTGGCAACTCAAATAGGTTCTCAATTGGTTGGAGTCCTTTATATTTTAGATGAACCTAGTATTGGATTACATCAACGAGATAATGAAAAACTAATCAACTCTTTAGAACAATTACGTGATGTAGGAAATTCTGTTTTAGTTGTAGAACACGATAAAGACATTATGGAACGTTCAGATCATGTCATCGATATTGGTCCTGGTGCAGGAGTTCATGGTGGACAAATTGTAAGTCAAGGTTCTTATGATTTATTTTCTAAAGTAGAAACCTTAACGGCTGATTACCTAACAGGAAGAAAAAATATTGAAATTCCTAAAAAACGTAGAGAAGGAAACGGAAAAGAATTGGTGTTAAAAGGAGCTACAGGTAATAATTTAAAAAACGTAACCGCTCATTTACCATTAGGAAAATTGGTTTGTGTTACAGGAGTATCTGGTAGCGGAAAATCTACCTTAATTAACGGAACGCTCTACCCTATTTTAAATGCACATATTTACAACGGTGTTAAAAAACCTCAACCTTATAAAAGTATAGAAGGTTTAGAGCATATTGATAAAATTATAGATATTGATCAATCTCCTATTGGTAGAACTCCTCGTTCTAACCCAGCAACCTACACCAAAACTTTTGATGAAATTAGAAGTTTATTTGCCAAAACACCAGAAGCCATGATTCGTGGTTACAAACCTGGTCGTTTTTCTTTTAACGTAAAAGGAGGTAGATGCGAAACTTGTGAAGGTGGTGGAATGAGAGTGATAGAAATGAACTTTTTACCCGATGTACATGTAGAATGTGAAACCTGTCAGGGAAAAAGATTCAATAGAGAAACCTTGGAAATTCGTTACAAAGGAAAATCTATTTCTGATATTTTAGAAATGACCATTAACGAAGCTGTGACCTTTTTTGAGCATATTCCAAAAATTTACAGAAAAATTAAAACCATCAAAGAAGTTGGTTTGGGTTATATTACCCTTGGACAGCAATCTACCACTCTATCTGGTGGAGAAGCACAACGTATTAAACTAGCTGCAGAATTATCTAAAAGAGATACCGGAAACACTTTTTACATTTTAGATGAACCTACTACAGGATTACATTTTGAAGATATTAGAGTTTTAATGAATGTGATTCAAAAATTAGTAGATAAAGGAAATTCTGTATTGGTCATAGAGCACAATATGGATGTGATAAAACTCGCCGATCATATTATTGATATTGGTCCCGAAGGTGGTAAAGGTGGAGGTAAAATTATTTGTACCGGAACCCCAGAAGAAATAGCACAACATAAAAAAAGCTATACGGCTCGATTCTTGAAGAAAGAACTATAA
- a CDS encoding alpha-ketoglutarate-dependent dioxygenase AlkB family protein — MDLFNPTPTNLLPFDGEVFYYPNIINLASAQKYFQDLLDNIDWKNDEAIVFGKHIITDRKVALYGDTDFLYKYSNTTKKALPWTKELLNLKKLAEEKCDISFNACLLNLYHNGHESMGWHSDNEKTLGNQPVIASISLGADRKFSFKHKITKQTISLVLEKGSLLIMKGDTQTNWLHKLPPSTIIKSPRINLTFRNIVN, encoded by the coding sequence ATGGATTTATTCAACCCCACACCTACCAATCTTTTACCTTTTGATGGAGAAGTATTTTATTACCCAAATATCATCAACTTGGCAAGTGCACAAAAATATTTTCAAGATTTATTAGATAACATTGATTGGAAAAATGATGAAGCCATCGTCTTTGGAAAGCATATTATTACAGATAGAAAAGTAGCTTTATACGGAGATACTGATTTTTTATACAAATATTCTAACACTACTAAAAAAGCGCTACCATGGACAAAAGAACTTTTAAACCTTAAAAAATTGGCAGAAGAAAAATGTGATATTTCTTTTAACGCTTGTTTGTTAAATTTATATCACAACGGACATGAAAGCATGGGTTGGCATTCAGACAACGAAAAAACTTTAGGCAACCAACCAGTGATAGCTTCCATTAGTTTAGGAGCAGACAGAAAATTCTCTTTTAAACACAAAATCACCAAACAAACAATTTCTTTGGTCTTAGAAAAAGGAAGTTTATTAATTATGAAAGGTGACACGCAAACAAATTGGTTACACAAACTACCTCCTAGCACTATTATTAAATCCCCTAGAATTAATTTAACTTTTAGAAACATTGTAAACTAA
- a CDS encoding RimK family protein yields the protein MNKYIVVNQPEKWNFSIDTIIVISPQEYLTNPKYALQKKARIFNLCKDYSYQSKGYYVSLLAEARGHLVSPTVKNLVDLKTLKIVRILSDEFDNVIQQSLKNIKSREFTLSIYFGQNVAQKYKELSSLFYKHFQIPFVRVNFVFNNKWQVQSIKPISEAEIPLEHMEDVQIFANQYFSKKRYDKPKLTKYDFDLAILINPNDPAPPSNTKAIKKFMDIAEKMHIYTEVIQPKDLSKLTSFDALFIRQSTEVNNEAYMFARKAQQESMAIVDYPDAILKCCNKVYMAEALQNANIATPKTAIIHNDNKEKVIDTIGFPCVLKAPDSTFSFGVKKATSKEEYNTMVGEMLKESDLIIAQEFCPSDYDWRIGVLDGEPFFACKYYMAKGHWQIYNWKAKKKKEQDGLSECLPIEKVPKKVINMAVKSAKLMGKGLYGIDIKVINNQPMVIEINDNPNIDVGVEDEYYGDVIYTKILTALKNRLD from the coding sequence ATGAACAAGTATATTGTTGTAAATCAACCTGAAAAATGGAATTTTTCGATTGACACAATTATTGTTATTTCTCCTCAAGAATACCTTACCAACCCCAAATATGCCTTGCAAAAAAAAGCAAGAATATTTAACCTTTGTAAAGATTACAGCTATCAATCTAAAGGATATTATGTTTCTTTATTGGCAGAGGCTCGTGGACATTTGGTATCGCCAACCGTTAAAAACTTAGTAGATTTAAAAACCTTAAAAATTGTTAGAATTTTATCTGATGAATTTGATAATGTTATTCAACAAAGTTTAAAAAACATTAAATCTAGAGAGTTTACTTTAAGTATTTATTTTGGTCAAAACGTTGCTCAAAAGTACAAGGAATTAAGCAGCTTGTTTTACAAGCATTTTCAAATTCCGTTTGTGCGTGTAAACTTTGTTTTTAACAACAAGTGGCAAGTACAAAGCATTAAACCTATTTCCGAGGCAGAAATTCCTTTGGAACACATGGAAGATGTGCAAATTTTTGCCAATCAATATTTTTCTAAAAAACGTTACGATAAACCTAAACTAACCAAATACGATTTTGATTTGGCTATTTTAATAAATCCTAACGACCCTGCTCCTCCTAGCAATACCAAAGCCATTAAAAAGTTTATGGACATTGCAGAGAAAATGCATATTTATACAGAAGTTATTCAGCCTAAAGATTTGTCTAAACTCACTTCTTTTGATGCTTTGTTTATTAGACAAAGTACCGAGGTAAATAACGAGGCATATATGTTTGCTCGCAAGGCACAACAAGAATCTATGGCCATTGTAGATTATCCTGATGCTATTTTAAAATGCTGTAACAAAGTGTACATGGCAGAAGCTTTACAAAATGCCAACATTGCAACTCCAAAAACAGCTATTATACATAACGATAACAAAGAAAAAGTAATTGATACCATTGGTTTTCCTTGTGTGTTAAAAGCTCCCGATTCTACCTTTTCTTTTGGGGTTAAAAAAGCAACTTCTAAAGAAGAATACAACACCATGGTTGGTGAAATGTTAAAAGAATCTGACTTAATTATTGCTCAAGAATTTTGCCCATCAGATTACGATTGGAGAATTGGCGTTTTAGATGGTGAACCATTTTTTGCTTGTAAATATTACATGGCCAAAGGTCACTGGCAAATTTACAACTGGAAAGCCAAAAAGAAAAAGGAACAAGACGGATTATCAGAGTGTTTACCTATAGAAAAAGTCCCTAAAAAAGTCATTAACATGGCAGTTAAATCTGCCAAATTAATGGGAAAAGGGTTATATGGAATAGACATCAAAGTAATCAACAATCAACCTATGGTGATTGAAATTAACGACAACCCCAATATTGATGTAGGTGTAGAAGATGAATATTACGGAGATGTAATCTATACCAAAATTTTAACAGCACTTAAAAATCGTTTAGATTAA
- a CDS encoding carboxylate-amine ligase, which produces MKNAYHLFEVFGIELEYMMIDKSTFKITPKVADLLTAKNGELKDDIDNGAIAWSNELVAHVVEIKTNGPTDELNGLADAFHQNIIEINKLLEPLDSELLGTACHPLMNPFTETKLWEHGSNDIYERYNTIFDCKGHGWSNLQSMHINLPFANDEEFEKLHAAIRILLPILPGLCASSPILDGKFTGFKDSRLESYKTNQKEIPVIAGKVIPEQVFSKEAYEIGIYQPVKKAIEPFNEDGILDYHFVNSRGAIARFDRNAIEIRVIDIQECPKADIAIAVLVIEVLKLLVYNPFTSLSSQKDWHQNELASILNRIIKDGENYEITNFGYLEELGLGDHSLVKDVWQHLYEHVKNNIAPHYREAIEIILSKGTLATRIEKALGDDITPENISVVYKKLADCLQSNILFDI; this is translated from the coding sequence ATGAAAAATGCTTATCATTTATTTGAAGTATTCGGTATTGAGCTAGAATACATGATGATTGACAAATCTACCTTTAAAATTACTCCAAAAGTTGCAGATTTACTAACTGCAAAAAACGGAGAGTTAAAAGATGATATTGATAACGGAGCCATTGCTTGGAGCAACGAGCTAGTTGCTCATGTGGTTGAAATTAAAACAAATGGCCCAACGGATGAGTTGAATGGCTTGGCTGATGCATTTCATCAAAATATTATAGAAATCAACAAGTTACTAGAACCTTTGGATAGTGAATTGTTAGGAACCGCTTGTCATCCTTTAATGAATCCTTTTACCGAAACCAAACTATGGGAACACGGTTCTAATGATATTTACGAACGTTACAACACTATTTTTGATTGCAAGGGTCACGGATGGAGCAACCTACAAAGTATGCACATCAACTTGCCTTTTGCTAATGATGAGGAGTTTGAAAAACTACATGCTGCTATTCGTATTTTGCTACCTATTCTTCCAGGATTGTGTGCTAGTTCACCCATTTTAGATGGAAAATTTACAGGTTTTAAGGATAGTAGATTAGAGAGTTATAAAACCAACCAGAAAGAAATTCCTGTAATTGCTGGTAAGGTAATCCCTGAACAAGTTTTTAGTAAAGAAGCTTATGAAATTGGAATTTATCAGCCTGTAAAAAAAGCTATTGAACCTTTTAACGAAGATGGAATTTTAGATTATCATTTTGTAAACTCAAGAGGTGCTATTGCTAGGTTTGATAGAAATGCCATCGAAATTAGAGTGATTGATATTCAAGAATGTCCAAAAGCCGATATTGCCATTGCCGTATTGGTGATTGAAGTTTTAAAATTATTGGTCTACAATCCTTTTACTTCTTTGTCATCACAAAAAGATTGGCATCAAAATGAGTTAGCTAGTATTCTTAACAGAATTATTAAAGATGGAGAGAATTATGAAATCACCAACTTTGGTTATTTAGAAGAATTAGGTTTAGGAGATCATTCTTTGGTCAAAGATGTTTGGCAACATTTATATGAACATGTAAAAAACAATATCGCTCCACATTACAGAGAAGCCATAGAAATTATTTTATCTAAAGGAACTTTAGCAACTCGTATAGAAAAAGCTTTGGGAGATGATATTACTCCTGAAAACATTTCTGTTGTTTATAAAAAATTAGCTGATTGTTTACAATCAAACATTTTATTCGATATTTAA